From one Synechocystis sp. PCC 6803 substr. PCC-P genomic stretch:
- a CDS encoding SDR family oxidoreductase, whose product MLNIENKVIVITGASSGIGEATAKLLAQNGAKVVLGGRRIDKLEKLIKQIHASGGTAEFKTVDVTDRHDVKAFVEFANDKFGRVDVIFNNAGVMPLSPMNALKVEEWDNMINVNIRGVLNGIAAGLPIMEAQGGGQIINTASIGAHVVVPTAAVYCATKYAVWAISEGLRQESQNIRVTTISPGVVATELGSDITDESSKGLLEELRKTALTSEAIARAVLYAVSQPDDVDVNEIIVRPTASTF is encoded by the coding sequence ATGTTAAATATAGAAAATAAAGTAATTGTCATCACTGGAGCCAGTAGCGGTATTGGTGAAGCCACCGCGAAACTGCTCGCCCAAAATGGTGCAAAAGTTGTTTTGGGGGGACGGCGGATAGACAAGCTAGAGAAGCTAATTAAACAGATTCATGCATCTGGTGGGACAGCAGAATTTAAAACGGTTGATGTCACCGATCGCCACGATGTAAAAGCATTTGTTGAGTTCGCCAACGACAAATTTGGCCGTGTCGATGTCATCTTTAACAATGCTGGCGTGATGCCCCTGTCGCCGATGAATGCCCTGAAAGTCGAGGAATGGGACAACATGATTAATGTGAATATTCGTGGCGTGCTTAATGGCATTGCAGCGGGCTTGCCAATTATGGAAGCGCAAGGGGGCGGGCAAATCATCAATACTGCCTCCATTGGTGCCCATGTGGTAGTGCCCACTGCAGCAGTTTACTGTGCAACCAAGTATGCGGTTTGGGCAATTTCTGAAGGACTGCGGCAGGAATCACAAAACATCCGCGTCACCACCATCTCTCCGGGAGTCGTTGCCACTGAACTTGGCTCTGATATCACCGATGAGTCATCCAAAGGCTTGTTAGAAGAACTTCGCAAAACCGCCCTTACCTCAGAGGCGATCGCCAGAGCCGTTTTATACGCTGTTTCCCAGCCGGACGATGTTGACGTCAATGAAATCATAGTCCGACCGACGGCCAGTACGTTTTGA